Proteins from a genomic interval of Piscinibacter sp. HJYY11:
- a CDS encoding porin: protein MKKTTLWLAALAAAPLAHAQDSSSVTIYGSIDVGVTWVDNIQGNDRWFVGSGSKLSNRLGFRGRESLGGDLAALFTLEHGFNADDGTIGQGGRMWGRQSFVGLASKAVGTLTLGRQYDFLYAGSPMPLDMGAFLVGGLAGASAGAGTSVDNHLGGVRYDNTIKWQHSLGPVTAGAMWGFGSENDNDKMASAALVYRAGTLWAGVAYLRDNYSPAASGNKIASASVNWDATPAAKLVLNWTQSKAYVAADTRSRNDMLQGGVLYKLTQPLSLGVMFGHSKTKNAANVDGKLQQLGAGFAYNFSRRTEFYGIASHVKSEGSTGTAYSSTPGIGGPAASFRSNDNTQLVLKTGIRHSF, encoded by the coding sequence ATGAAGAAGACAACCCTGTGGCTCGCGGCACTCGCTGCCGCCCCGCTCGCGCATGCGCAAGACAGCTCCAGCGTCACGATCTACGGCTCGATCGACGTCGGCGTCACCTGGGTCGACAACATCCAGGGGAACGACCGCTGGTTCGTCGGCTCCGGCAGCAAGCTGTCGAACCGGCTTGGCTTTCGCGGCCGCGAGAGCCTGGGCGGCGACCTCGCCGCGCTGTTCACCCTCGAGCACGGCTTCAACGCCGACGACGGCACCATCGGCCAGGGCGGTCGCATGTGGGGGCGCCAGAGCTTCGTGGGCCTGGCGAGCAAGGCGGTGGGCACGCTCACGCTCGGCCGGCAGTACGACTTCCTCTATGCCGGCTCGCCGATGCCGCTCGACATGGGCGCCTTCCTCGTCGGCGGCCTCGCCGGTGCGAGCGCGGGTGCCGGCACCTCGGTCGACAACCACCTCGGCGGCGTGCGCTACGACAACACGATCAAGTGGCAGCACAGCCTGGGGCCCGTCACCGCCGGTGCGATGTGGGGATTCGGCAGCGAGAACGACAACGACAAGATGGCCTCGGCCGCGCTGGTCTACCGCGCCGGCACGTTGTGGGCCGGCGTGGCCTACCTGCGCGACAACTACAGCCCCGCCGCCTCGGGCAACAAGATCGCCAGCGCCAGCGTCAACTGGGACGCGACGCCCGCCGCCAAGCTGGTGCTCAACTGGACGCAGAGCAAGGCCTACGTCGCCGCGGACACCCGTTCGCGCAACGACATGCTGCAGGGCGGTGTGCTGTACAAGCTCACCCAGCCGCTCTCGCTCGGCGTGATGTTCGGCCACTCGAAGACGAAGAACGCCGCCAACGTCGACGGCAAGCTGCAGCAGCTCGGCGCCGGCTTCGCCTACAACTTCAGCCGCCGCACCGAGTTCTACGGCATCGCGTCGCACGTGAAGAGCGAAGGCAGCACCGGCACCGCGTACAGCAGCACGCCGGGCATCGGGGGCCCGGCGGCGTCGTTCCGCTCCAACGACAACACCCAGCTGGTGCTGAAGACCGGCATCCGCCACAGCTTCTGA